CTCCCTGTTTGGTGGCTACGGCGGCAACCGCGATAGCCGTGAACGCAGTGGAGGTCTGAGCAGCCTGTTCATGCTGATCCTCGCTCCGATTGCAGCTACGTTGATCCAACTGGCGATCTCGCGGTCGCGTGAGTATGAAGCTGACGCTACGGGGGCACATGTGACGGGGAATCCCTATGCGCTGGCACGAGCGCTGCAAAAGCTGGATGACTATTCGAAGCGGATTCCGATGCAGGCTTCTCCTTCAACGGCGCATCTGTTTATTGTGGCGCCGTTGCTGGGTGGCGGTGGATTTGGACAACTCTTTTCAACACATCCGCCTATTCCAGACCGGATTCGCCGATTGATCGGACGGGACCACGTTTAATGATTGAGAAGATTCTAAGAGCTTTGCGAATGCTGGCGATGGTCGCCTGGGTGGGTGGTCTTGCCTTCTTCGCATTTGTGGTTGCGCCGGTTGCGTTTGGGCGACTAGCCAGCGCGCATGAGGCCGGCCTGGTGGTTGGAGGGACGCTGCGTATTCTGCATTGGATTGGATTGATTGGCGGCGGCGTATTTTGTTTGTCGACGGCAATTCTATGGCTGCGGGCTGAGGTTCCGGCACGAGCGGGATTTGCCGTCGAGATGGCTTTGACGATCGTGATGCTCGCGATTACGGCTTACTCGCAGTTCAGTATTCTACCTGCAATGGAGGTAGACCGTGTGCAGGCAGGCGGACAGATTGAAGTTGCAGCGATGACGGATCCGGCGAGACAGGACTTCGAGCGGCTGCATACTTTGTCGGAACGGCTTGAGGGTTTTGTGCTTCTTTGCGGGCTTGGCGTAGTGCTATTTCTGGCGCGGGAGTCTCAGTGGCCTGAGACGGGTAAAATCAAGCTGATATGAAAATTGAAGTTACCCCATTCGACTCGGCAAAGGACGGCGACGCTATGCGGCTTCGTCCTACTCGCTCATGATGTCGAAGTTATGGTTGAGCCTTGGACTTGGATTAGTGGCCGGGCTGGCGGACTATCTCGGCGGAATTCTTCTGGTCCAGCGGTCTCCTTCCTCTAAAGCGTTGCGCTATTTTGTCGCGCTGGGCGCGGGCTTTATGCTGGCCGCGGCGCTGCTGGAGATGGTGCCGGAAGGAATGGCCGTCAACGCGAAGTGGGCACCGGCGTTGATCCTGCTGGGATACTGCGGTGTGCATCTGCTGGAACATTCGCTTGTTCCGCATTTTCATTTTGGCGAAGAGACGCACCACCATGAGTTTCTTTCGGCGAAGACAAGCTACTCTGTGCTGCTGGGACTTGCAACGCATACGTTCTTCGATGGCGTGGCGATTGGATCGGGCTTCGTCGTATCTGACTGGTTGGGCTGGATGCTGTTCTTTGCGGTGTTTCTGCATAAGCTGCCTGAAGGATTTACTGTCGCCAGCGTGATGATGGCGGGTGGACAAGGGCGAAGGGCGGCGTTGAACTCTGCTCTATTTTTGGGAGCGACCACTGTGCTTGGAGTTTTGGTCATCAATCTAGAGCCGACGCTGGTGCGCGCAGGATTGCCGCTTTCGGCTGGCGTGACTATTTATGTGGCTGCGACCGATCTGGTGCCCGAAGTGAATCGCGAACCGGGAATCAAGATGGCGCTGGTCTTTTTTGCCGGCGTGCTGGGGTTCTTTCTGCTGCGAATGCTGGCTCCGGCTTAGGAATTCATCCGCCTATTCGGGCTTCGTCCCTGACTCTTCCCTTGCTTCCATCCAGCCGCGCAGAATAACTACGGCTGCAACCTGATCGATGACATATTTGCGGTCGCGCTGATCGTGTCCCACTTCGTTGAGAATCTCGTGCGCTGCAACGGAACTCAGGCGCTCGTCCCATAGTTGAACTGGAAGCCTCGAGCGCTTGCGTAACTCGTCAGCGAACTCATGCACCTTTGCCGCCCACGGGCTGACATCGCCGGACATGTGCAGAGGATTTCCAACCACGATCTCGGTGACCTCATGCTTGCGAATCAGACGCAGCAGACTGCGAAGATCTTCGCCGCGTGTCTTGCGCCAGAGCGTCAACAATGGCTGCGCGGTGTAGCCCAATGGGTCGGAGAGCGCTACACCTATGCGTACCTTTCCGACATCGAGCGCCATGACTCGTCTAGTGGCCATGTATCCAGTCTATCGCTGAGACACCTGTCTTATTGATCAGGCGCCTCAGTGATAGCGATTATTCTTTCAGCGCGATCAATGGTTTAAAACTCTGCATGTCGAATGGTACGGAGGCATGTTCTGCCACGACCAGCCATCTGCCGCCGCGCTTTTCAAAGCACAACGTCAATCGTGTGTGCAGATCCATCGGGGTCCCGTCTTTCTTCTTGCCGATGATATGACTGAAGCCATTCACAAACGCAACTGAATCGCCTGCTACGATCGACAGTTTTTCTGGTTCGCCTTTCAGTGGTCCAGCAAACGTACTGAACCATCCTGCCATACCGTTGATATATTCCTGCCTGCCATGGCCCCATAGAGGGGGCGCAAGACTTGCCACTGCCACGTCGTCCGCATAGGCAGCTGCTAGTCCTGCAGCGTCGCGGCGGCCAAGCGCAGCATACCA
This region of Edaphobacter dinghuensis genomic DNA includes:
- a CDS encoding YybH family protein — its product is MTGNHAEEKAIRGLIDDWYAALGRRDAAGLAAAYADDVAVASLAPPLWGHGRQEYINGMAGWFSTFAGPLKGEPEKLSIVAGDSVAFVNGFSHIIGKKKDGTPMDLHTRLTLCFEKRGGRWLVVAEHASVPFDMQSFKPLIALKE
- a CDS encoding DUF4149 domain-containing protein → MIEKILRALRMLAMVAWVGGLAFFAFVVAPVAFGRLASAHEAGLVVGGTLRILHWIGLIGGGVFCLSTAILWLRAEVPARAGFAVEMALTIVMLAITAYSQFSILPAMEVDRVQAGGQIEVAAMTDPARQDFERLHTLSERLEGFVLLCGLGVVLFLARESQWPETGKIKLI
- the ruvX gene encoding Holliday junction resolvase RuvX, whose amino-acid sequence is MATRRVMALDVGKVRIGVALSDPLGYTAQPLLTLWRKTRGEDLRSLLRLIRKHEVTEIVVGNPLHMSGDVSPWAAKVHEFADELRKRSRLPVQLWDERLSSVAAHEILNEVGHDQRDRKYVIDQVAAVVILRGWMEAREESGTKPE
- a CDS encoding ZIP family metal transporter, with translation MSKLWLSLGLGLVAGLADYLGGILLVQRSPSSKALRYFVALGAGFMLAAALLEMVPEGMAVNAKWAPALILLGYCGVHLLEHSLVPHFHFGEETHHHEFLSAKTSYSVLLGLATHTFFDGVAIGSGFVVSDWLGWMLFFAVFLHKLPEGFTVASVMMAGGQGRRAALNSALFLGATTVLGVLVINLEPTLVRAGLPLSAGVTIYVAATDLVPEVNREPGIKMALVFFAGVLGFFLLRMLAPA